From Balearica regulorum gibbericeps isolate bBalReg1 chromosome 13, bBalReg1.pri, whole genome shotgun sequence, a single genomic window includes:
- the BCO1 gene encoding beta,beta-carotene 15,15'-dioxygenase, whose translation MDSVFGRNKEEHPEPIKAEVQGQFPTWLQGILLRNGPGMHTIGDTKYNHWFDGLALLHSFTFKNGEVYYRSKYLRSDTYNCNVEANRIVLSEFGTMAYPDPCKNIFAKAFSYLSHTIPEFTDNCLINIMKTGDDFYATSETNFIRKINPLTLETLEKVDYTKYVAVNVATSHPHYDSAGNTLNMGTSIVDKGKTKYILFKIPPSVPEKEKKKSCFKHLEVVCSIPSRSLLHPSYYHSFGITENYIVFIEQPFKLDIVKMATAYIRGVNWASCLAYHKEDKTWFHFVDKKTKKEVSTKFYTDAMVLFHHINAYEEDGHIIFDIIAYTDNSLYDMFYLKNLNKDFEENTKLTSIPTCKRFVVPLQYDKDAEVDSNLVTIPSTATAVKEKDGSIYCQPEILCEGIELPRINYDYNGKKYKYVFATEVQWRPVPTKIAKFNIQTKEMLHWEEDHCWPSEPIFVPSPDAKEEDDGVVLTCIVTSDPKEAPFLLVLDAKTFKELGRAKVDIDMHLDLHGMFIPEKDLKTETE comes from the exons GTCAGTTCCCCACTTGGTTGCAAGGGATACTTCTCCGAAATGGCCCAGGCATGCACACAATAGGGGACACTAAGTATAACCACTGGTTTGATGGCTTGGCTCTGCTGCATagctttacatttaaaaatg GTGAAGTTTACTACAGAAGTAAGTATCTCCGAAGTGACACATACAACTGCAATGTAGAAGCAAACCGAATCGTGCTGTCTGAGTTTGGAACTATGGCTTATCCAGATCCATGCAAAAACATATTTGCCAA GGCATTCTCATATTTGTCTCACACCATTCCTGAGTTCACAGACAACTGCCTGATCAACATTATGAAAACTGGGGATGATTTTTATGCCACCAGTGAGACTAACTTCATCAGGAAAATTAACCCACTGACTCTGGAGACACTAGAGAAG GTTGATTACACCAAATACGTAGCTGTAAATGTGGCAACTTCTCACCCACACTATGACAGTGCTGGTAATACTCTCAACATGGGTACTTCAATAGTTGATAAAGGGAAGACAAAATACATTCTATTCAAGATTCCTCCCTCTGTGCCAG aaaaagaaaagaagaaatcttgttttaaaCATCTGGAAGTGGTATGCTCCATCCCTTCTCGCTCTCTGCTCCACCCAAGCTACTACCATAGCTTTGGAATCACAGAAAATTACATTGTCTTCATAGAGCAGCCATTCAAACTGGATATTGTCAAAATGGCAACTGCTTATATCCGAGGAGTGAACTGGGCTTCCTGCCTTGCCTACCATAAGGAAGATAAG ACTTGGTTTCACTTTGTAGACAAGAAGACTAAAAAAGAAGTATCCACCAAGTTTTATACTGATGCTATGGTGCTTTTTCACCATATAAATGCTTATGAAGAGGATGGCCACATTATTTTTGATATTATTGCCTATACAGACAATAGCTTATATGATatgttctatttaaaaaacctgaataaagactttgaagaaaataccaAGCTTACCTCCATACCAACCTGCAAACGATTTGTTGTTCCTCTGCAGTATGACAAG GATGCTGAAGTAGATTCTAATTTAGTCACAATTCCATCTACCGCAACTGctgtaaaagagaaagatgGCAGCATCTATTGCCAACCTGAAATACTATGTGAAG GGATAGAACTGCCTCGCATCAACTACGACTATAATGGCAAGAAGTACAAGTATGTCTTTGCAACGGAAGTTCAGTGGAGACCAGTTCCTACAAAG ATTGCAAAATTTAATATCCAGACAAAGGAAATGCTCCACTGGGAAGAGGACCACTGCTGGCCATCTGAGCCCATTTTCGTTCCCAGCCCTGATGCAAAAGAAGAAGATGACG GCGTTGTTCTGACCTGTATTGTGACATCTGATCCAAAGGAAGCACCCTTCCTACTTGTCTTGGATGCTAAAACATTCAAAGAATTGGGCCGAGCCAAAGTAGATATAGATATGCATCTGGACCTGCATGGAATGTTCATACCAGAGAAAGATTTGAAGACTGAGACTGAGTAA